In Serinus canaria isolate serCan28SL12 chromosome 4, serCan2020, whole genome shotgun sequence, the sequence CACAGAGGCAGCCACTTGGCAGCAGAACACGAGGACTCCCAACCCTGAGTTTAGACACAGATCGCCGAACAAAACCAGCCACCTGGCTCCTGGCACGGAGCAGCGCTCCGGCTCCTGGCATCGGAGCAAACAGGCGCCGCACAGCAGCTAGGAGAGCTTACAGCAAGGACCACGCAGGAGCAAGCAATCTTCTTAAAATCATACACAGGCTGCCTGCAAAGAACAGGATCAAGAGAGGTCTCCCCCTGTAAATGGCCGGGAATCTCGGGCCCCAGCAGCTGCGATTATCCATCCCCTCTGCTCGTCCCCCCCGACCATGTGATGGTCCTGGCCGGGGCGATCAGCTGCCGGAGGCTGGCGCTGCGTCACTCCGTGCCGGGAGAGGGGCTCGGGGCTGCTCCGCCTGCCGGGACCGGTGCCTGCAGCATGGAGAAAGTGAGTGCCGCCTGCGAGCCGGGCCgctgtgccaggcagcactgggattctgcctgggctgcctgtggGGTCTGGGATGGTGCTAGAGGTAGGCGGAGAGGAGGATTAGCTGGGAGGAAATGCAAAGCTGATGTATGGCTTTGGGAGGAATAGTTTGGGCTGACCAGCCgtatttcttctcctctcctcgAGCAGGTTATCTAAGTGGGGAAGCTGAGGAATGTTTATAGTCTTAAGCACTCTAAAGGTTTGGGTCCGTTTGCAACTCTACAGTTTCCAGActcttttatactttttttcctcttaatcTGTGTATTTTGCTTCTGGAAAAATGCCTTTTGGGTGCAGGAGTGGGTTAACTCTTAATGCaacaggagaggaaagcagGCTGGCAGTGTACTCTAACCCACCCCTGCCCCCGCAGCTTTGCTTTCCTCGAAAGACCCCTCCGGGCGCAGCGGGTGCATTCCAGAGCCAGGAGGCAGAGTTAGTGCCGTGGGGATGAGCAGTGCCGTGACTCGAGGAACCCCGAGCTcggcaggctgtgtgtgtggcagagcagggagcaggcatGAGGGCAAGGATGGCgtcagggggctggggggcagcgCCCAAGCAAACTAATTTGCAGTTTGCCTCCCTACCTGGGCCGGCACACGGCTAAGTAGCTCAGTACTGGGCTTGTGCGGCCAGGTTTTGGTAACAGAGGGGGCTACCGGGGcggcttctgtgagaagctgccagagcCTCCCCCGCGCCGGGCAGAGGCAAGGCCAGCGGGCTCCAGGACAGACACGGTGCTGGCCAAGGCCGAGCCCATCAGGGACGGCAGGAGTGGCTCTGAGATAACAGCCTGCAGCCTGCCGTGAAGGCCGTGGCGAGGcagctgtccctctgcagcccgCGGATGTCAACAGGCAGGCAGAAACCCCCTTGCAGCGCTGGGAGcactgtgctggagcaggggataCCCGAGGGAGGCTGTGACCCCGTGGAAAGGGACTCATGTTGGAGCAGCTGGTGAAGAGCTGGAGCTCACACGGAGGACTCACTACAGGGGAGGACTGTGGGAGGGAGCCACACTGAGCAGGGGAAGACTCCTCTCCTTGAGCATGGCATAAAcacccttcccccttccctgcctccctgtgccactgacGAGGAAGAGGAAGAGCCCAGGAAGGAGTGAGGGGAATAGGCATTTTTAAGGCCTATTTTACTTCTCAtaatcctgctctgattttaatcagtaataaattaatttattttccccaagCTGACTTTGTCTTGCCTGAGACAGTAATCAGTGAGTGGCCTCCCCCTGTCTTTGTTTCAACTCATGtgccttttgttgtattttctccCCCCATCCAGTTGTGTCTCAGTGGCTCTGGTGGGTACCAGCCAGGGCCAACCCACCACAGGTCCTTGTCACCTGAGGCTACTCTGGGGAGTGGGAGACCCCCGtggctgctgggacaggcaggtggCCTGACTCAGCCCTTCCTCTAGCACAAATCTCATGTTTGGGcgtgccagagctgctgtgtgccctgGCCCAAGCAGGATTGGAAGCCTTGCCTTGGGATAGACTAACTCCTGTGGTTTGGCCCTGCAGGGACTGGTTGTTACTCAGCTGGATGTTGAGCCTGGTGAGTGCATCAAGGTCAAAGGGAAGATCCAGTCTGATGCCAAAGGGTGAGTGAGGTGGCGAATGGATTGATGGGGGGaagccagagctcctgctgtgttcagctcgtcagcactggcagctggagctgctgcactggcaCCCCTCTGCACTGGCTGTGTTTGCCCAGGTTTGCTGTGAACGTGGGGAAGGACAGCAACACCCTCATGCTGCATTTCAACCCTCGCTTTGACTGCCACGGGGATGTCAACACCATCGTGTGCAATTCCAAGGAGGATGGCGTGTGGGGGGAGGAGGACAGGAAGGCCGAGTTCCCCTTCCAGCATGGTGACAAGATTGAGGTGAGGCCCCAGGGGTGTGCACAAGGCCCAGCACTGAGGGGCCAAGGGCACAGCTTTTTAATGCTGCCCTGGGCGGTGCAGAAGGGGCAAGTGTGGAAAGGGGAAGGAGCCCCAGGGGAAGAGCCAAGAAGTGTCTAGAGCTGCAATGCCCAAGTCAGTGCTCAGTGCCCCACTGGGGGCCAGGCTGTGCACCTCAGAGCAGTAACAGCACTGAGGTCAGACTTAGACTGGGTCTGTctcatcccacagctgcagaagggaggaggctgagctgctgagcatggccttggcagcagcagccacctcGCCTGTCCTGCGCCCAGACTGGAGGTAGTGGGAGTGAGCAAAGCCTGGGAACTGTGACGTGTCAGattcattccttcctcctttccttccctctcatGGCTCTCCACAGATATGCATCTCCTTCGATCAAACTGAGGCCACGGTGAAGCTGCCCGAGGCAGAGTTCAAGTTCCCCAATCGGCTGGGCATGGAGAAAATTGAATACCTGGCTGTGGAGGGTGACTTCAAAGTCAAAGCCATTAAGTTCAGCTAACAGCTATAGcttggcttgttttgttttctgccccCTGTGTAgtgaaataaaccaaaacttGCAATggctgcttcctctgctgtgtcctgctctaATCTGCTtgctcctgtgtgtgctgcggggggtgggcagggaggggatgtgTATCCAGCCATTTTCCTCCTTACACTGTGGCCTTGCAGCTGGTACTGAGCTAGACACGAGCCTGGCAAAGCCTGACTGCCCGAGTGAAGCTGCCTTAGTAGTAGCTGCTCCACTCACCGTGCTGGCTCCACTGTGTGCTCCCTGTCTGGCTCCTCAGGTGTAGCACTAGTCCCGGCAGGAAGGAGTGTGTGTTGGCTGTTCACTGTGCCATCCCTGACCACCgagtgctgctccctgctgggcacgGGGGACTGGCAGGGAACTCGGGGCATGGCTTGTGCTCTTGCCAAGAGCTTTGCTTTCCCAGAACGTGCTCAGCAGTTCTGTGCactgcaggctggcactggtGTACCGGAGGAGCAGTGAGGAGTAGGCAGGCTGGGAACAAGATGTGGAAGGAAAGGTGAAGCCTGGCAGAAAGCTTAGGCCCGACTGGAGAAAGTCCAGGCTGTCCCTGGTGCTCATGACTTGAGGTGTGGACACTGCCAGAGACAGGATCAGGCACAGTCAGGTATGGGTGACAAACCCTGTGGCAGCCTGTGGGTCAGTGTCTGGAACATTTCCCTGCTTACAGGGCTGTATCCAACAGAGTTACCAGGGGCATTTAATCCTGAGTGCACTGAACACAACTGACTGCAGCTAGGCAgaccaagaaggaaaaaagcttggTAAAGAGTCTCTTGTGCTTACAACCTCTGTGCTCATGCAATGCCTTGGAGTGTGTCTGCTGCCGCTCTTTCCCCACAGCCTGCTGGGACTGCTGTGGCACTGGAGGACCCACGGAAGGTAAGGAAGCCCTGCATGCTGTGTGGAatggggagcctgggcaggttggctctgtggctgtgtgaCCGTGCTGCCAGTGtggctcaggcagcagcagcccatgcAGGTGAGGCCTCCTTAGGCAAAGGCTGCTCCGGTGCTGGAATGTGATCCCTGCTGGCTAATCtaggcacagctgctcctccaacagctgagccagcctgggTAGGGCCATGGCCCTCTGTGGAGTATTTGAGCCATCCCAGGCTCTTTGTGGGGAGGCTGACAGGCTGCCTTCatgccagcagcactgtccctcctgcactgcagcagctgctcagagctgggcacccCCAGGGGAGAGGGCACAGATAATGGAGGGATTCATTCCTGCCCTACACCTACTGCATCATTTATGGCACAGGAAGCTAAGTGTTGAGAGGCTTGGGTGTGTTTATTAGGGAAGGCTAAAGACAAGTCCTGCTGGTGCTTTGCCTTGTCAGGTAAGGCTTGGGATTTTTGTGTTGTGCAGGGTATTTGGGGTGGGGAGTTGGGGAAGAGAGAGCACTTTTTGCCTTGCTTCTCCCTTTGTCACATAACCTGGCTGAAGGTAAGATCAGTCAGGTGTGTGACAATGGAAAGGTACAACAGCCCTGACATagcaggggcagaggagagcTTAGAGCTCTGTGAGTGTCTCTGTTCCTGGCTGCCCTGGTCAGGTGAGGTCTGTGTGCCTCAGAACCGACAAGAATAAAGCTAATCCCATTTTTTGCCCTTAAGCTGGCAGTCCTGATTGCCAGGGAGGTTACCCACAAGTGTTCCTGACTGCGGTGCTCAGGGCACAAACCGTGCCTTCCTGGGGCCAAGCCCCTCCTGGCCTTCCCACAAGAAATAATTAGCTTTATCCTGCTTCTGAGCACTGGCAGTTAGCACTGGGGAGACCATAAAAcaggagaaaggggaggaaggaagcaTCCCTTTGccagcatttcctgctgctttgaGTCTTTGCTCCCGTGTCCAGGGGCTATAAATAATCCTGTTCCTTTAGGGGACACCAGGAAATGCAGAGTGCCCTGGCTGGCTCCTGGAGTGGTGACCAGGCTTTGTCTCCTGCAAGAGCCATCGGGAGAGCCAGAACTCCGTGGCCTGCTACAGAGGAGAGGGTCACAGTGAATGGGAAAGTGACGCCTGTCCCTGCCAAGTGTGCTCTCCTGAACCACAAAGATCTCATGCCAGAATATCTGAGAGAACCCTGAGCCCTGCTTGCTGTGGGGAGGAGCAGAAAGCACCACAACATGGCCAAGGGtgcaggttttctttctttgctgaatTTAAATCCTGCACAGTGGGCACtcaccattttattttttacaccATCATGGCCAGGGAAAGTGGGACCTCAAAACCCCCTACAAAAGAGCTGTGAGGCTGTGTCTTATAACATGGACACTGAGTTGGGTgtgagaagaaattttttcagtggaacaggatgcccagggaagtggtggggTCACCATGCCTGCAGGTACTTAGGAAAGGTggagatgtggcacttgggcCACAGTGGTGGATTTAGTGGTGTTAGGTTCACAACTGCACTTGACTGTAAGGGTCTTTTATAACCTAAGTGATTTTATCAACACAGATTAAGTGAGAAGTGCTTTCACCTCACACCTTGGAAGATGAGAACAAATAATAATTCTAAAAGAAGATGAGTTTGGAAGCAATAGATGGGACAGGAATTAAAATCTCGTGCACAGCTTAGAAGAGCAGTGAGGGCTAAGACAGACCAGCAGCTTTGTCTTCTCAGAAAATAacctctccctgagcagttcACATTAACATCACTCGACAGAAATAGGCCATCCaagtggctgtgctgcactgacTGTCACAGCCTCCAAAGACAGTCTGAGGACACTGTGCACGCACCCAGGAGCTGGGTGCTAGGGAGGCTGAGGGGCAGCCCTCGGTGAGGCAGGAGAAGCCAGCAGGGTCGCTTCTCTGTGGAATTTACAACCAAAACATCACCTGACAATTTCTTCCAAACAATTCACATAGGAAACAAACCAACAACCCGTGTACAAAATGAAGAGTTGACTAACACCAGCCAGCTCTTGttcctccctcagccccagtTCCAACATGTACAAACCTAAAGGCACTTGAGCACTCACTCAAGAAAATCAGCCCCAAACCTTGTGCTGCGTTACCTCACAGCCTTCTGGGGCAGCCCACAGGAAACCACAACCACAccattcccctttcccagcGTCTGATGGAGGTCTGGGCACGAGCCTGgatggtgcagggctgggatatCCTTGGGGTCAGATGGTACAAACCCTGCACTGTGCTGtccaggctgtgggcaggagctgagacCCCCATGGTGTGGGCACCCTCCCATCCCCACAGGCCAAACCAAACACCTGACGCTGCTTCTTTCCAACAAACAGGGCTTTTCTTCCCCTTAAACCTCCTATGCAGCTGCATGCTGCCAATCTGCCCCATgaagagtaaaaaaaaccccatgaaaatAGAGCTTTACTCACTTTTTCTCAGCAGGCTTCAGGCTGAGACGTGCGCCCTCAGGCTGGACTCCTGTTGGactggccctggcacagctgtcccTCGTTAGCCCCGACTGCCACACAGGTGTTGGcaataaaaacacagcaggagggacaggcatTCTCGTTTTTGGaagtttttggggtgtttgggggcAAGGTTGGTGAGGGCTGGCTCAGGGCGCCCTCCCCTCAGCAGCCCCTAGGATGGTGGTGGGGTCCCTGAGGTAAAAGGCTTCCCGCCGAAAAATCTGGCGGGAAAAGCCACGAGCAGCTTCTGCTCCGGGCTCCTTTCTCTCCCAAAACTTCCCCTCACGGCTTCTCGTATTCCCATTTCATCTCTTCTAAGCCGGTggtttgtgtgtatatatatttgtttaatCAAAGTTTTATTTCACCTCAGTAAAAGCACAAGCACCTCATGAGTGGTTCCTCCCGTTCTCCATCACCCTTTCACCAGCTCTTACCCTCCCCAGCTGAAGTATgtccttgtttttgttttctttttcttttgcatttcagtCCTTTAAGTTCCCTCAGTGCTTAAAGGGAGAATTTAACAAGTATGGCTGGATTTTCTCATTTGAAGTCCCTGTGCTTCTCAGTGCAGCCCTAGCAGAAGGCGACGGCCTCAGGCTGCAAACCACAGGGGAAAAAGCTGCCTGGCCCACATGTACCCTGTTTCCTCTATGGTTTAGGGGAAAACAAGCCCCTTTTCCTAATCTCAAAGCAGGCAGAACCACACTGACCCCCTCTCAAGCTTGTTTGAGggtgctgagcctggctggCTCCATCTCCCCAACATCTTGAAGCAGGCAAgaagaaagcagatttttgcAATGGTTTTTGGCACTGATGCAAGCCAAGCTGCACAAAGGCTGGCCACAGACACACATCCAGTTGCACAACACAAGGGCTGATTGTTCAGTCACACAGGGATAGAAAAACCCcctcacacagcagagctgcaggacactTGGTTGGTGTGCAAAGGCACGAGCAGCACTCCTGTGGGAACACAGCCGAGCTGTAAGACTGTGCCACAGTCAGGACACGTCCCCTCCGAGGGGTGTAAAGGGATAAACAGCTCTTATGGAAACACTGCCTTGCAGGGTGAATGAATGAGGCATGGAGAAGCCTGGGATGGGGTCTCTAGGTGTGCCTCAGTTTGCTCACAGTGATGTAAAGCAGGGGCTCTTCGATGAACAGCTCTCTGTTCCCTGTTTTGCAAAGGACAGGATTTATGTGGAGTGGGTGTGGAGTGCTATCCAGTCCGCTTTACTTGCTTAATTACCAGCCTAAACAATCAGGACAGCAGCTGAGTTGTAAAGATGATGGATAAACTGACACACAAGCTGTTGTTGTGCCCTGGGTTGGACCAATTTTACAGGTAACCTTCACAAAAGATCCTGTGTGCAAACCTACAAGCAGCAGACCCTGGTATGTAAACACTCTTTACTGGATTTAGTGTTGAGGGAAGCATCTGATGTGAATTCCTTGTGACCGCCAGTCGCCCCAGGGCTCTGATAAAAAAAGGCCAATTTGAAGCTGGATGAGTAGATTTTCCTGGCTTCCATCACATGCATGTTGCTAAAAGCACGTGAGGCCTCACTGAGAGCTGGCCTGCTTTGACTGGAGATAATCATTTCAGGGATGCTGACCCAGGCAAAAGGCTGTTCCTAACTCATGTACAACTGTGACATAATGGTGTTGGTTTTGCACAAGGAGATTGTACTTGGAACTGGCACCACGTGTCAGCAGTGTCACTGCTTTGTCCTTACCAGGGCTTTCCTCAAGTCACCAAAGGGAGATCCATGCTTTCCCACTGGGCCTGTAGCCAGCTGAAGGTGGCTGTCACACGATCCTTGAGCAGTCCATGACTTACCTGGAGACAGCTCTGGAGAAGGTGCTTGACCCAGGCATCACAAACTGACTTGGGAAGGAGTCCCACCCATGGTTACCTACAACCAGAGCCCCCCCAGGCTGGCAAACAGGCCAGGCTGTCAtccctggggcagggtgggatgtTGGGCATTCCACAGCAATATCCAAACCAGATGTTTCTGTTGTAACGTTCTAGCAAAAATTGCCAGGCTGCTGAAAAGCCCTTCCCTGAGGTGCATTTTGGGGAAGGGGTAGCACAGCAGAGGGAGGTCACTATACCTGGTGCACTGGCTTTGCCCACTGCAATACAGGTTCAGTATTAAAAATCTCATGGGGCCACACCCAAAATGCAGATTTGTGTCACTAAGTTTACAAGGACTGGACAGTAAGTGGAAAATTCTAACCCTGGTATTCCTGTCCCATGAAACCAGTCTAGAAAATTCTGGGTTTCCATTATCCTCTAGTTTCATAGCCACAACAGAAAAGCAAGGTGGGATAAAGAGCAATGAAGGCACTCCCCTTTTTGCCAGAGGTAACAGAAGTAAATCTTTTTGGCTGAGAAGGAAATCTTCAGGCTTGCCTGATGTTTAATTACCTTTAAATACATATCAAGGTGTCCTTCTATCAAACTCAGTAAACTTTGCAGTTAGAAGGTGATTTTTGAAGAAAACTGTGCAAAGAGAGTTTTTCTGCACTTAGAACAAAAATTGTGGCTTTAACTAATTTCTCACTTGAAAATACAAGCTGTTATAAAAATATCAGTGACTATCACTTGCCTCATTAGCTGATGTTTCTCTGCACTGTGGGAACACACACAGGACTTGCCTTGTCCACCCCAAACTTGCTGGAGGTGCTCCCCCTGAAGCCATGTGGGTTCCTGGAGCAAACAGGCAGATCCTGTTTGGATGGAGCCTCTTCCTGACCTGGGGATAAAGTGCAGGACTTGTATTTTTCAGGGAAGAACTCACtaaatgcaaaatacaaaaacacCTCCCAGATCTACCATGTCTTTGTGAGTTGTTTTGCTAAGTGTAAGATGGAAGGGTGgctgcaagaaaaaaagtgaattaaaagtgtttttaaatctAATAAATTAAACTGCAGCAGTaggtaggatttttttttagggcAAATGAAATTTTTTGATTGGATTGAAACAGCTCCCCCCGCTGTTTCCCTGAAACTCTACTCAAAGCAGGGCCTATAAATCATGTCAGTAGAGATCCCTGTCACACCTCAGGGAAATCTTTCAGGCTGCAACAGAAacacaggccacagctgtgagtattcaaaataaagacagaatttCCCCCACATTCCTGCAGTGAATTCCTTGCTTCATGCTAGCTTGGACTCCTGACACGTAGCTTGCCATAAAAGAAGTTTCAACTCCAGACTCAGAGGATCACAGGatccagaagaggaaaaatttgttatttttgtggCCAAAATCTCCTTTGTAAGGCCACTTAATGGTATCTTTAGCATGTGCTCAAACAGGGTGAAGCTGCTTCTGGTAGCcctttattatattaaaaaacaaccacaacaacagcaacaaaaccacGATGAGATGTTTCAAGCTACTGCATGACTATCTTTGGGGTTCCCTCTTTTTGTTAAGGTcttcacaaaatacaaaattaaatgtcttttctACATACAGAACAAAGTAGAATCAAGTAACTGATTAGAGTATGTACAAAAACTTACACATTCCGtcttgttctttaaaaaatataaatatcaataATGTTCAGTAAAAtgggttggttttatttttaaggcttCATTCTTAGATCCTTCATTATTTAATGAGGTGTCAGGTAGgcagaaaagggagggaagagaggaggtcATGTTTTTTATTAAAGGTCATGTGTTTAATTCTTGTGAGATGCTTCCTCATCTCGGGCAGGAGGAGATTTCCCTCCACATTGATTTAAGTTTCCATGAAccagaaggggaaggaaaggaaaataaaacctttattattgctattttttttttccttcattaaaaTCTTGGTTTGGACCTGTCTCTTTCCACGGTCTTTGAAGAGGACCATCTGCCAAGTACTGGGATGAAAGGGACTAGGGCAGGGCTGCATCCCAGCTCCACCTGCGCCAGGTTAGAGTGAGGaagaggctgctggaggtgtTTTACCACCGACCCCGGAGGAGGTAGcaagtgctgcagccagggcagccgctgctgctgcatccctgggcaTGAAGTCCGTGGGGAGACTTTCCATCAGGCActtgagctgctcctggcccagTTTGATTTTGTCGTCGAGCTCCCGCTGCTCTATGAGGAGCGCAGACTTCATCTTGACAAAGTGCTGGTagtcctggagctgctcctcagagaggTAGTTGCCCAGGATGTCCAAGACCAGCCGTTCCCGACGGTCGAGGTTTTCCTTCAGCTCCCGGGCGTCTTCGTGCTGGCCAGCCAGCAGCTTCCGCTTCTCGTTCAGGGAACTCTGCACACCAGAGAGAGCCCTTCAGTACCAGCAGCACCACACGCCCTGagccccttccttcctcccagcaCCACCTCTGGAGAAGGCTGCTAAGCTCCCAGAGGCACAGTCAAAAGcctgggagagaaggaggaattCCTCCTCATATAGTGAACCCCAATGAACT encodes:
- the LOC103823432 gene encoding 16 kDa beta-galactoside-binding lectin isoform X1, with translation MVLAGAISCRRLALRHSVPGEGLGAAPPAGTGACSMEKGLVVTQLDVEPGECIKVKGKIQSDAKGFAVNVGKDSNTLMLHFNPRFDCHGDVNTIVCNSKEDGVWGEEDRKAEFPFQHGDKIEICISFDQTEATVKLPEAEFKFPNRLGMEKIEYLAVEGDFKVKAIKFS
- the LOC103823432 gene encoding 16 kDa beta-galactoside-binding lectin isoform X2, producing the protein MVLEGLVVTQLDVEPGECIKVKGKIQSDAKGFAVNVGKDSNTLMLHFNPRFDCHGDVNTIVCNSKEDGVWGEEDRKAEFPFQHGDKIEICISFDQTEATVKLPEAEFKFPNRLGMEKIEYLAVEGDFKVKAIKFS